The following is a genomic window from Bos indicus x Bos taurus breed Angus x Brahman F1 hybrid unplaced genomic scaffold, Bos_hybrid_MaternalHap_v2.0 tig00002655_arrow_arrow_obj, whole genome shotgun sequence.
GGAACTCATAGCGAGGGGGATCGCTGCTGGGCACCTGGCGGTACTCCAGGTACACTTCCTGCACCAGATCTTGTGTGATGAGCTTCTCGGTGTCTCCAAAGATGAAGTGCCTTCTTCCATCATAGATGTTCAACATattcaggaacttccagatgtcctcCTCAGAGGCGCGGTGACCATTCAGGTAGGTGACACCCAGCAGAGGCATTAGAAGACCATTCTTCGGCAGCCCCCAGTTACCTCTCATAGACTCACTGTCGCTGAGATCTAGGTTGCTCACCAGGGTATAGCAGTGACTGTTGGGCCTGACTTCCTTCAGCACCAGGCCAAACTCCAGCTCCATGCACTCAGAGTCCCTTCTGAAGATCTCAGGgaattcttccctgtaacttctgTGGATAACCTTCAGCATTTCTGACCTCTTAATGAGCTCCCTCATCATATACTTAAACAGCATGTACCACAGCAAACTCTCTGAATCCCTGGTCAGATCTGTGTGACAGCTCTCAGCAGCAGCTGAGGCCTGGGAGGAATTTTCACCTTCCTGAACTTGGCCCTTGGCACCTACACCAGATCTC
Proteins encoded in this region:
- the LOC113888866 gene encoding melanoma-associated antigen B2-like, with product MPRGQKSKHCAHEKRHQDRAETQGLHDHATTSGEEETTFSSPPDSESTPSSSSAAGTLKGRQGAQGTTSAAAGAICKRSGVGGTADSRSGVGAKGQVQEGENSSQASAAAESCHTDLTRDSESLLWYMLFKYMMRELIKRSEMLKVIHRSYREEFPEIFRRDSECMELEFGLVLKEVRPNSHCYTLVSNLDLSDSESMRGNWGLPKNGLLMPLLGVTYLNGHRASEEDIWKFLNMLNIYDGRRHFIFGDTEKLITQDLVQEVYLEYRQVPSSDPPRYEFLWGPKALTQNSKTKVLQILTRVNDSAPDTLQPRYEDSWREEVESSGARAAAGTGPSASASTGPSALPVLAFLPQPDLALLLQLGLTCLPRPGPALLPRT